In 'Nostoc azollae' 0708, the following are encoded in one genomic region:
- a CDS encoding cytochrome ubiquinol oxidase subunit I has product MEFLSDSIVLSRMQFALTAIFHILWPVLTTGMGIYLVIVEGLWLKTRNPDYYLHAHFWSKFYVLNFGIGVATGIPMEFQFGTNWAPFSEAVGNFFGSVIGFEASWAFMLEAAFLGIMLFGWERVNPTIHYLSTILVAVGANLSTLWILTANSWMQTPAGGELVNGKFVVHDYFEAILNPFMINSVLHMFFATLETSLFVIGGISAWYILQRRNTAFFSKSLKIVLAAAIAVAPLQIYIGHLSGEQVYHYQPTKLAAMEAQWKFSPAGKPADWSLLAIPNAKAEKNDWEITIPNALGYILEFKQNLSQPVRGLKEWKPEDRPKMVGLIYYAFRIMIGIGFFFAGLMLLSSLQWLRGKLSADNISQQRWLMWGWVFAAPLGYIAVESGWIVRCVGRQPWVLYGKIRTVDAASHLPASNVLVSLTSFTTVYTLLFIAALYFSSRIIRTGPNLDLPIPGVEITKPAVDTTPAEFVPDERPVEAQQ; this is encoded by the coding sequence ATGGAATTTTTATCCGATTCCATCGTCTTATCACGGATGCAATTCGCACTCACTGCAATTTTTCATATACTTTGGCCTGTTCTGACTACAGGAATGGGCATTTATCTAGTTATAGTTGAAGGACTATGGCTAAAAACTCGTAACCCAGATTATTATTTACACGCTCATTTTTGGTCTAAATTCTATGTTCTTAATTTCGGTATTGGTGTAGCTACTGGTATCCCAATGGAATTTCAATTTGGAACAAACTGGGCTCCATTTTCGGAAGCTGTAGGTAACTTTTTTGGTAGCGTTATTGGCTTTGAAGCTTCTTGGGCTTTTATGCTGGAAGCTGCTTTTTTAGGAATTATGTTATTTGGTTGGGAGCGCGTCAACCCAACGATTCATTATCTTTCGACAATTTTGGTAGCTGTTGGTGCTAACCTGTCAACATTGTGGATTTTAACAGCAAATTCCTGGATGCAAACTCCTGCTGGTGGGGAATTAGTTAATGGTAAATTTGTTGTCCATGATTATTTTGAAGCAATTTTAAATCCCTTCATGATTAACAGTGTGCTGCATATGTTTTTTGCCACACTGGAAACATCTTTATTTGTGATTGGGGGAATTAGTGCTTGGTATATTCTGCAAAGACGAAATACAGCTTTTTTTTCTAAGTCTTTAAAGATAGTTTTAGCAGCTGCGATCGCAGTAGCTCCACTACAAATATATATCGGACACCTCAGTGGTGAACAGGTTTATCACTATCAACCCACCAAACTGGCGGCAATGGAAGCACAATGGAAATTTTCACCTGCGGGAAAACCTGCTGATTGGAGTTTATTAGCTATTCCCAACGCAAAGGCCGAGAAAAACGACTGGGAAATTACTATTCCCAACGCACTAGGTTACATTCTGGAGTTTAAACAAAATCTTTCTCAACCAGTACGGGGTTTAAAAGAGTGGAAACCAGAAGATAGACCAAAAATGGTAGGTTTAATTTATTATGCCTTCCGCATCATGATCGGCATTGGCTTTTTCTTCGCTGGATTGATGTTATTAAGTTCCCTGCAATGGTTACGGGGTAAACTTTCAGCCGATAATATTAGTCAGCAACGCTGGTTAATGTGGGGTTGGGTATTTGCTGCACCTTTAGGTTACATTGCTGTAGAGTCAGGTTGGATAGTACGTTGTGTAGGAAGACAACCTTGGGTATTGTATGGAAAAATACGCACAGTAGACGCAGCTTCTCATTTACCTGCTAGTAATGTTTTAGTTTCCCTAACTAGCTTTACTACAGTTTACACTCTTTTATTTATTGCCGCCTTGTACTTTAGTAGTCGCATTATTCGCACCGGGCCAAATCTTGATTTACCAATTCCTGGTGTAGAAATTACCAAACCCGCAGTAGATACAACACCAGCAGAATTTGTGCCAGATGAACGTCCTGTAGAAGCCCAACAGTAG
- the cydB gene encoding cytochrome d ubiquinol oxidase subunit II — METLQYFLPQVWFVILAFFLFLYVILDGFDLGVGILSLTSSDEQRRGILMTSLSNIWDANETWLVLMAGGLFGAFPLAYSTILNALYIPILIMIFGFIFRGVAFEFRELSQRKIFWNLAFGVGSFTAALGQGFALGAVLKGIKVDENGHFIGSTWDWLSLPSILVALTLIQGYVLIGSTYLVWKTTGELQNTHYKTAKLAAWTTLIGAVLITITTPIIYEGARMRLFQQPLVYIFALIPVLGVWLIWQLLQSLNRKEERAPFIWTILLFVLTFLGLGLIIFPYIIPRQITIYEAAADPSSLVIMIIFIGFLIPVMLFYNLYQYIVFRGKVTGGEYGE, encoded by the coding sequence ATGGAGACGCTACAATATTTTCTCCCTCAAGTTTGGTTTGTGATTTTAGCTTTTTTCCTCTTTCTTTACGTCATACTAGATGGGTTTGACTTAGGGGTGGGGATATTATCTCTCACATCTTCTGATGAACAACGTCGGGGAATTTTGATGACTAGCTTAAGTAATATTTGGGATGCTAATGAAACTTGGTTAGTTCTCATGGCTGGAGGTTTATTTGGTGCATTTCCTCTTGCCTATAGCACAATTTTAAATGCTTTGTATATCCCGATTTTAATAATGATATTCGGCTTTATTTTCCGGGGTGTAGCGTTTGAATTTAGGGAATTATCCCAACGTAAAATATTTTGGAATTTGGCTTTTGGGGTGGGAAGTTTCACTGCTGCACTAGGTCAAGGTTTTGCATTAGGTGCAGTTTTAAAAGGTATCAAAGTTGATGAAAATGGGCATTTTATTGGTAGCACTTGGGACTGGTTAAGTTTACCCTCTATCTTGGTCGCGTTAACTTTAATTCAAGGCTACGTTTTAATTGGTTCTACATATTTAGTTTGGAAAACTACCGGAGAATTACAAAATACTCACTATAAAACCGCGAAACTTGCAGCTTGGACGACTTTAATTGGTGCAGTGTTGATTACAATTACCACACCCATAATTTATGAAGGTGCGAGGATGCGTTTGTTTCAACAGCCATTGGTTTATATCTTTGCTTTGATTCCAGTTTTGGGAGTGTGGTTAATTTGGCAACTTCTACAAAGTTTAAACCGCAAGGAAGAACGCGCACCTTTTATCTGGACTATTTTGTTATTTGTGCTTACGTTTCTGGGTTTGGGTTTGATTATTTTCCCCTACATTATCCCCAGACAAATTACGATTTATGAAGCTGCTGCTGATCCTAGTTCCTTGGTAATAATGATCATTTTTATCGGTTTTCTGATTCCGGTGATGTTGTTTTATAATCTGTATCAGTATATTGTCTTCCGAGGAAAGGTGACTGGTGGAGAGTATGGGGAATAG
- a CDS encoding nuclear transport factor 2 family protein yields the protein MQPESEKILKIAQQAFEYFTNGLENGNWQDFIDMLTDDFTFWFPMGKFHGLNTGKERAKEFLEYVYEAFQPGIKLTSLHSITSNEKTVIFEFRDEGNLFGQPYKNRVAVAFDVRDDKIYGYREYFGSDGKSY from the coding sequence ATGCAACCCGAATCAGAAAAAATTCTAAAAATTGCTCAACAAGCATTTGAGTACTTTACAAACGGTCTAGAAAATGGTAATTGGCAAGATTTTATAGATATGCTGACAGATGATTTTACCTTTTGGTTTCCCATGGGAAAATTTCACGGTTTAAATACAGGTAAAGAACGGGCTAAAGAGTTTCTTGAATACGTTTACGAAGCTTTTCAACCAGGAATTAAACTTACTTCTTTACATAGCATTACCAGCAACGAAAAAACCGTTATTTTTGAATTTCGGGATGAAGGTAACTTATTTGGACAACCTTATAAAAATCGGGTTGCTGTTGCCTTTGATGTGCGGGATGATAAAATTTATGGATATAGAGAATATTTTGGCAGTGATGGTAAATCCTATTAG
- a CDS encoding nicotinamide mononucleotide transporter family protein: protein MSSIEIIAAIFGLVSVWLTVKENIWCWPTGLVMVFLYIFVFYEARLYSDVILQVIYIFLQI from the coding sequence ATGAGTTCTATTGAAATCATTGCAGCTATTTTCGGTCTTGTCAGCGTCTGGTTGACTGTTAAAGAAAATATCTGGTGCTGGCCTACAGGTTTAGTAATGGTATTTTTGTATATCTTTGTTTTCTATGAAGCACGTCTTTACTCAGATGTCATTCTTCAGGTGATTTATATCTTTTTACAAATCTAG
- a CDS encoding adenylyltransferase/cytidyltransferase family protein, with amino-acid sequence MEKGLQKPTTGMILGKFMPPHLGHQYLVDLARSYVDSLTVLVCSIQSEPITGDFCYHWMRRTFADVNVVHVTDENPQQPKDNADFWQICYESIRRVLPTGPDYVFASENYGWQLATILGASYIPVDHARISGTQVRQNTLANWHYIPPYFMRRVCIFWSESTGKSMLRQNLANYYNTVYVSEYARGLLDFKGGPCDFTNIPP; translated from the coding sequence ATGGAAAAAGGCTTACAAAAACCTACAACTGGGATGATTTTGGGCAAGTTTATGCCCCCACATTTAGGACATCAATATCTTGTAGATTTAGCACGAAGTTACGTTGATAGTTTGACAGTTTTGGTTTGTTCTATTCAATCAGAACCTATTACCGGAGATTTTTGCTATCACTGGATGAGGAGGACTTTTGCTGATGTAAATGTTGTTCATGTCACTGATGAAAATCCCCAACAACCAAAAGATAATGCCGATTTTTGGCAGATTTGCTATGAAAGTATTCGTCGGGTATTACCAACGGGACCAGATTACGTTTTTGCATCGGAAAATTATGGTTGGCAGTTGGCGACAATTTTGGGTGCTAGTTATATTCCTGTAGACCATGCACGTATTTCCGGTACGCAGGTGCGGCAAAATACCCTTGCTAATTGGCATTATATACCGCCTTATTTTATGCGTCGTGTGTGCATTTTTTGGTCAGAATCTACAGGTAAATCGATGCTGAGGCAAAATTTAGCTAATTATTACAATACTGTTTATGTGAGTGAGTATGCGCGGGGATTATTAGATTTTAAAGGAGGACCTTGTGATTTTACTAATATTCCCCCTTGA
- a CDS encoding ATP-binding protein, with protein MAAEDALVRQIFCDTDLITTKIWSDVLFGQCPQWTEDEGNRRQYDLYLLLNVDVPWVDDSQRFLYNYREEFRDRSVFKL; from the coding sequence ATGGCTGCTGAGGATGCTTTAGTGCGACAAATATTTTGTGATACTGACTTGATTACAACTAAGATTTGGAGTGATGTGCTGTTTGGTCAATGTCCCCAGTGGACTGAAGATGAAGGGAATCGACGACAGTATGATTTATATTTGCTGCTGAATGTAGATGTGCCTTGGGTAGATGATTCACAGCGTTTTCTGTATAACTATCGAGAAGAATTTCGTGATCGCTCTGTATTCAAGCTTTAA